The Streptomyces sp. GSL17-111 region CGTGCTGCTCTACGCCCACTACGACGTCCAGCCGCCCCTGGAACTCGCGGGCTGGGACTCGCCGCCGTTCGAGCTGACCGAACGGGACGGGCGCTGGTACGGGCGTGGCACGGCGGACTGCAAGGGCGGGTTCATCCTGCACCTGCTCGCCCTGCGGGCCCTGCGGGCGCACGGCGGCGTGCCCGTGACCGTCAAGATGATCGTGGAAGGCTCGGAGGAGCAGGGCACCGGCGGGTTGGAGCGCTACGCGGAGGCCCATCCGGAGCTGCTGGCGGCCGACACGATCGTCATCGGTGACGCGGGCAACTTCCGCACGGGTCTGCCGACGGTGACCAGTGTGCTGCGCGGCATGACCCTGCTGCGCGTTCAGGTGGACACCCTCGAAGGGAACCTGCACTCCGGCCAGTTCGGCGGCGCCGCACCGGACGCCCTGGCGGCGCTGATCCGGCTGCTGGACTCGCTGCGGGCGGAGGACGGCTCGACCACCGTGGACGGGCTCGCGGCACAGGGCGTGTGGGAGGGACTGCCCTACCCCGAGGAGGACTTCCGCCGGGACGCCAAGGTGCTGGAGGGGGTCGAGCTGATCGGCTCGGGCACCGTCGCCGACCGCCTGTGGGCCCGTCCGGCCGTCACGGTGCTGGGCATCGACTGCCCGCCCGTCGTCGGAGCCACCCCCTCCGTGCAGTCCACCGCCCGCGCCCTGGTCAGCCTGCGCGTCCCGCCAGGCACGGACGCCGCCGACGCGGGCCGGCTGCTGGGCGCGCACCTGAGGAGCCGCGCCCCCTGGGGCGCGCGGGTGAGCGTGGAGGAGGTCGGCCAGGGCCAGCCCTTCCGCGCCGACACCGCCAGCCCCGCCTACACCGCGATGGCCGAGGCGATGGCGGAGGCGTACGACGGGGCGCGGATGGCGGTGGCGGGGATGGGCGGCTCCATCCCGCTGTGCAACACCCTGGCCGCTCTCTACCCCGAGGCCGAGATCCTGCTGACCGGCCTCAGTGAGCCCGCCGCGCAGATCCACGCCGTCAACGAGAGCGTCTCGCCCGACGAACTGCACCGCATGTCGGTCGTCGAGGCCCTGTTCCTGCAGCGGTACGCCGACCGCGGCTGAGTGGCTCAGCCGACCGGCCCGGACCCGACCGGGACGCCCGCCTCCAGGTTGAGCGGGCGTCCCCACTCCCGGGCCCGCAGCGCCCAGCGCAGCCGTGCCAGGCGCACCGGCGGCAGCAGCCCGGCGGCCTCCTCCTCGCCGACGAAGCGCCAGCCGCGCAGCTCCGCGCCGGGCAGCAGGAGGCCGTCCACGACGTCCGG contains the following coding sequences:
- a CDS encoding dipeptidase, which translates into the protein MPQAREELAALVRFQSVADPAQFPVEECEGAARWIADALRAEGFTDVAELETPDGTRSVYGLLPGPAGAPTVLLYAHYDVQPPLELAGWDSPPFELTERDGRWYGRGTADCKGGFILHLLALRALRAHGGVPVTVKMIVEGSEEQGTGGLERYAEAHPELLAADTIVIGDAGNFRTGLPTVTSVLRGMTLLRVQVDTLEGNLHSGQFGGAAPDALAALIRLLDSLRAEDGSTTVDGLAAQGVWEGLPYPEEDFRRDAKVLEGVELIGSGTVADRLWARPAVTVLGIDCPPVVGATPSVQSTARALVSLRVPPGTDAADAGRLLGAHLRSRAPWGARVSVEEVGQGQPFRADTASPAYTAMAEAMAEAYDGARMAVAGMGGSIPLCNTLAALYPEAEILLTGLSEPAAQIHAVNESVSPDELHRMSVVEALFLQRYADRG